One Pseudoalteromonas espejiana DSM 9414 DNA window includes the following coding sequences:
- a CDS encoding Rho-binding antiterminator — MISCNHYDYIEIACMHHLSVELILKNGDGVCGVATDTKRNALKQECIAINVSGELKLIVLTTISILKARESNPYFDHVNFDVK, encoded by the coding sequence ATGATCAGTTGCAACCATTACGATTACATCGAAATTGCCTGTATGCACCATTTAAGCGTTGAGCTTATTTTAAAAAATGGCGATGGTGTATGTGGCGTAGCAACTGATACAAAACGCAATGCACTTAAACAAGAGTGCATTGCCATTAATGTAAGTGGCGAGCTAAAGCTTATTGTGCTCACTACAATTAGTATACTTAAAGCGCGTGAAAGTAATCCTTACTTTGATCATGTGAACTTTGATGTTAAGTAA
- a CDS encoding DUF2569 domain-containing protein — translation MSNNEELKGLSGWLILVGIGVVMGPIRLFATTFPLFQPIFSDGTWEALTTVGSEAYSPFWAPLIIGEIVYNVAMFAALIYLAFLFFSKNYRFPFTYILIVVISLIFIPLDSWLVQFAMPDEPIWDTETAKEFFRVLIGGIIWVPYLLLSKRVKATFVEKMPNKSSQQNASEAGASA, via the coding sequence GTGAGTAATAATGAAGAACTTAAAGGGCTGTCCGGTTGGCTTATATTAGTTGGTATTGGAGTCGTAATGGGCCCAATCAGGCTCTTTGCTACAACCTTTCCTTTATTCCAACCAATATTCAGTGATGGTACGTGGGAAGCTTTAACGACCGTTGGCTCGGAAGCATACAGTCCATTTTGGGCTCCACTTATAATTGGTGAAATTGTATATAACGTAGCAATGTTTGCTGCCCTAATATATTTAGCATTTCTATTTTTCTCCAAGAACTATAGGTTTCCCTTCACTTACATCTTAATAGTGGTGATTTCATTGATTTTTATACCCTTAGACTCATGGCTAGTTCAGTTTGCAATGCCTGATGAGCCCATTTGGGACACAGAGACAGCTAAAGAATTTTTCAGAGTTCTGATAGGCGGAATAATCTGGGTACCGTATTTGCTTTTATCTAAAAGGGTTAAGGCAACTTTCGTTGAAAAAATGCCTAACAAATCAAGTCAGCAGAACGCCAGCGAAGCTGGCGCCTCAGCTTGA